The genomic window AAATTTGCGTTAGGTTTATATTTAGGTCGAGGCGGTTTCGGCTCAGTTTATGGTGCGGCTGGATCGTTGGTTATTATTTTGGTTTGGGTTTATTACTCCGCTCAAATCCTATTTTTTGGGGCAGAGTTTACGCAAGTTTATGCAAGGCGTTATGGGTCTAAAATTGTTCCTAATAGACACGCCCGATTCCTAGATCAAGAATAAGTAGATAAGTTTCCAAATATCATCGATTAGTTATAAAACATTGATCTAACTAGATAGAAAATCAAACTTTCATGAAGACTAATGATTTAGAAAAAGAGCGTCCAAAAATCTAACTTTTGGCAGAGTCCATCATGAAAAATATCCCTCTCTGTGGATATAAAGAGGATGAGGTATTTGATTAATATTATTATATCCCAAAGATTAATCTAGATTTTTAACCTAATAGAAGTAAAAAACATGGGTAATCCCCTGAATGTTACTCCAATAATCTCTACTTTTACAGGTTAGAAAATAAGAAATGATCAAAGCTCTGAGATCAGTTCTGAAATAAGTAGAAAATTATAAAAGAGCAAAAGAGGAAATTTTGGGATTAATCCTTTGCCTACATTAGACATTAGATATACCAATATGATGCTAAATTCAATTGTAAATATTAGTGAAATTTGGTTAGCACAAGCCCTAAACGAACCCCCCATTGAATCGTTAGAAGATGCTGCATTAGTTTTTAGTGGTCCACAGTTTTTCACCTCATTAATTGCGGGGGTAGTCCTAGCCTTTGCCTTTCAATTATTATTAACAAACCTAGGCGTTGCACTCGGAATTTCCTTTGCTGGGGGTTCCTCATCAAAACAGGATCATCACGGTTTAGGTCATACTATTCAAAAAGTGAGTGTCGTCCTAGGGTTAGGAACATTAGTTAGTGTCACCCTTGCCCTATTTTTCGCTTGTTTGCTGGCCATCAAACTCAGTTTATTTGTTTCTCCCCTCTCAGGGGCGATCGTCGGTTTAGTGATTTGGGGAACCTATTTTTCCCTAATGGTTTGGATCAGTTCAACCACCGTTGGCTCTTTTATTGGTTCAGTGGTTAACACTGCTACAGCAGGTTTTCAAGCCATCATGGGAACCGCCACGGCAGCCTTTGGAGCCAAAGCAGCCAGTAAAAAAGCCGTAGACACCGCAGAAGCCACCGTTGCTGCGGTACGGCGAGAAATTGGAGAAGCGATCGATCCAGTCACTTTACGGGAAAATGTCGAAGACTACCTGTCTACCTTACGACCCCAACCCCTTAACTTAGATAAACTCGCTTCGGATATCGAAAACCTCATCGACGAAGAAGACTTACAAAACATTGGGTCAAGGGATAATTTACCTAACATCGATCGCCAAACCTTTGTGGACCTAGTGTCCAACCGAAGCGATCTCTCCCAACGGGATATTAACCGCATCGCCGATAAACTCGAAACCGTTTGGGAAAAGATTACGCAAAAATTGCCCTCTCAAGGAGACTCCCTCGCAGAAGTAACAGACTTTATCAAATCAGCCACCAAAGAACAACTCTTAGGAGGGGAATTAACACAAAAATTGGAGCGTTTAGTCGAAGAGATGCGAAAACGCCGAAAATCCGAGAATCCTAGTATGCTGTCTCGCTCTGTGGGGATGGGGTTAAATAGTCTGATGGGGATGGTCATGGGACGCACTGATCTATCCTCTTTAGACATCGATCAAATTGTTTATCAAATTAATGAAATTAAAGAAAAACTCACCGAACAAAGCGACAAATTAGCCCATCGTTTAACCCCCACCAGTAATGGTAATGGCAACGGTAACGGCCATCATCTCCATGACGAAATCGAAACCTATTTGCTCAATGCTTATCCTTGGAACTTACAACCCGGTACCCTTAGCTACGAATTCCAGGATCTTCTCTATGAAGTCCAACCTAACCCAGAACAAATGGCCAAAGAGTTAGAAACCATTGACCGGTCTGAGTTTGTCACCCTGTTGCAAGAAAAAGGAATTTTAACCCAAGAAAAAATAGAAACCACAGCCAATGTTCTTGAAAAAAATCGTTTACAAGTTCTCGACACCGCTTATGCTGCCATTGAACAACAAAAACGCCTGAGACTCCTTGCTGATGTTAAACACTATCTTTATAACGCACCCAAAGAGGATCTACTTAACCCTGAGAAACTTCAGATCCAGTTCAAGCCTATTTTAACCGATAGCAAAGCTGACGAAAGCGAACTCAAACGGCGTTTAGCTCAATTCGACATTCCCACCTTTGAACGTTTATTAGTTGAACGTCATGATATTGAAGTGGGAGAAACCGTTTTCATCACACCCAAATTAGAAGAGATTCATCAGCAAGTCATCAAAGAATCTGAAGACCAACAAGCAGCCATTCAAGGAAAAGTTGAGCAACAATGGCTGAAACTACAAACCTATCTTCAAGAAACCGGCAAAGAACAACTACATCCCCAAGCCATTAAACAAGAGTTACAATTGCTCTTAGATGATCCCCAAGCAGGAGCAAAATTCCTACGGGCTAGAGCTTCTCGGTTTGATCGAGATACTTTAGTTAAACTACTTAGTCAACGGGAAGATTTGAGCGAACGCCAAATTAATGAGATTCTCGATCAAGTTGAAAGCGTTTGGACAACCTTACTTGCTTTGCCTAATCAGTTAGCGGGTAAAATTGAAGAACAATATGAGCAAATAACCTCAGCCATTGCTGATTATTTACGCAACACCGACAAAACAGAACTGAACCCAGAAGGGATCAAACGGGATTTAACTAAGCTCTTAACACAGCCTCAAGTGGGTTTAGCTGCCATTCGACAGCGTTTGAGTATGATGGATCGGGATACTCTGGTACAGTTGCTGAGTCAACGAGAAGATTTGAGCGAAGCCGAAGTTAACCGTATCATTGATCAGGTAATGGCAACCCTACGGCAAATTATTAAAGCACCCCAACGCATTGCCAAAGAAGCCAAAGCCAAGGTACAACAGTTTGAAACAGCCTTAGAAGATTATCTGCGATCGACTGATCGCCAAGAACTCAACCCCGAAGGCATTAAACGAGATGTACGCTTATTACTCAACGATCCCAAAGCAGGAACCGAGAGTTTACAAGAACGTCTTGCCTCTTTTGATCGAAAAACTTTAGTGGCTTTACTGTCCCAACGGGACGATATCAGCGAAGACGAGGTTAATCGGATCATTGATACAATTTTAGAGGTTCGTAATCAATTCCTGCATCAAATAGACCGGGTTAAACAACGGATTCAAGCAGCCATTGATCGCATTTTAGATAAAATTCGTCGTTATTTGAATAGTTTAGAGCGGCCTGAACTGAATTATCAGGGTATTCGCCATGATCTTCAAGAATTGTTTCACGATCCTCAAGCTGGTTTTGAAGCCCTGCGCGATCGCTTTTCTCAAGTCAACCGTGACACAGTAATCGCCATTTTAGAATCACGGGATGATATTTCTCACGCCCAAGCAGAGCGCATTGTCGGGCAAGTTGAACACAGTCGCGATCGCATATTACAACGAGCCGAACGTATCCAACAAGCGGCTAAAATGCGTCTCGAACAAGTCAAAGAAGAAGCACAACACCAGGCTAGAGAAACCAAAAAAGCGGCCGCCACTGCTGCTTGGTGGCTCTTCTTCACCGCATTGGTGTCTGGGGTAGCGTCAGCTTGGGGTGGAGCGATCGCCGCCGGATAAGACCCATTCTCAGTAGCTCGAAAACTTACTGGTCAAAGACTGCAGGAGAGGAGGGGGCAGGGAGAAAGGGAGACTATTTTAAAGCTTTTTAGAGCAAATAAAAATTCTAAAGGCTACAAAATCCCCAACATTTACTTAAATCTCTAGTCATTTTTGAGATTGGTGTAACTTAGTCATTGCAACAAACCCAAGGGCGTAAACCTTGCGTCCTTTTTTTCATATTGGGTCTATCAGTTTGACTTAGCAAAAAGCAGTAATTTTTCTACAATTCACTAACTCTTTACCAGGAGTTAATTAAAGAAAATATAACTTCAACCTACAGGTAGATACTAATGAGTAATAAACTTTTTAGACTAGATTTTAGACTTTGAAATAATAGACAGGAGTAGTTTAGATGCCTGCTACACTAAATGATACAAAACGATCAGCTATTGCCATGAAATTAGCTGATATGCAAGCAATTCAGCAGTTAATTATTGATAATGAAGAAACATTATTGAGTCAGTGCAATGAAAAAAGTTTAGTGAAACGTCTCGAAGATATGCTCGAAGACGATCGCAAAAATTTAGAAATTGTCAAAACAGCCATTACTCAATATGGGATTCAATCAGAACCCAAAGAAAGTGTACAAGAAATGGTGGACAAAGCCAAAAATGTCAATGCTCGTTCTGATATGAGTTTGTATGAAAAACTAGCTCATCATGAACTCTTAAAACACGGTCAGATCGTTTCTGGGTTAGTGGTTCACAAAGCGGCTCAAGTGGTTGGCCAAGATGTAGAAGCAGCCCTTTCTCCCATTAATACTGTTAACTTTGAAAACCGCGCTCATCAAGAACGGCTTAAAGGGATGCTTGAGTATGTGGGAACCCAAGAACTCACCGGAGAAGAACCGGATCAAGGGTTATGGGGTCGTGTACAAGATGCTGTTGCTGCAGCCACCGGACTCGTTGGTAGTGCGGTTTCTCAATCTGCTGACGGTGAAAACGTGGATATCATGGATTTAATCTTCATGGATCATCAGAAAGCGAAAACCTTAATTAGTGAGATTCGTTCTGCTGAGAATTCCGAGCAAATGACCGCTTTATTTGGTCAACTGTATAAAGATTTGTTGGTTCATGCCAAAGCAGAAGAAGAGGTGGTTTATCCTGCTGTCAGGTCTTTTTACGGAGAAGAAGATACCCAAGAACTCTATGACGAACAAGAACAACTCGAAACTGTGCTGAACGAGATGAAAAATATGGACAACACTGGCGAGGGATTTATGGATAAACTTCGTCAGGTTAAATCCCTGATAGGAGATCATACTCGCCAAGAAGAAAGCACAATGTTTGCCTCCATGCGTAACAATATGTCTGAAAAAGAGCGTAAACAAATGGCACAGCAATTTAAAGAAAGTAAACAGCAATTGCAAAGCTAAATGTAAATTTTATAAGGATAAAAACAATCATGAATACTCTCAAACGGTTTTTTCAAAACATCAAAATTAAACAGTTACTGGTTACTCTATTAGCAGGGGTTTTACTGTTAACTAGCACCGCTTGTGGTAGTGGCAGAATGCAAGCAGCCACACCTTCTTCTTCTGGTTCACCCAATGATACGGGTCGTCCTCAACCCGGCCAGTCAATCTATCCCACTAGCGATGTTCAAAAAGAACAAGATACTACCGCTTCAGATAGGAAAGCGAAGGGATTGATAGAAGAAGCGAAAAAGCGCAACCAGAAGGATCAAACCCCCGATGAATTAGTCGATGAGCTTACCCCCGATAAATCTGTCCCTGAGCAAGCTAAAGACTTAAGTCAGTCGGCAAAAGAAGCAGCCCAAAATGCTACTAAAAATACAAAAAAAGCAGCTAAAAACGCTGCTGAAAATACCAAAGAAGGATTAAAAAATCTCAAAGAAAATACTCAAAATATGGTTGATCAAGCCACCGATGCCATTAATTAATTCATAATTCTCTAGCTCCCATTGCTCAAACTAGGATAGCCTGAAGGCTATCTTTTTTTGGATGATTAAATAAATCACCCCAAGGAAATACACGTTGAGCTATCTAATCATGAAAAACTATTTCTTTAGAAAGTTAAAAATGACACAGTAATTCATTACAGTAGAAGTATAGCAAGCTAGAAAGTTTGACACCGGCTGAGTGTTTTATCGTTGTGGCTCATTGTCGGATATCGAAGAAGAGCGACGTCAGATATCCGAACGGTGTTAAAGCCTTTCCCTTTTGTCACTCAAATTGAGATGTTGTGAAGTTTTTGTCGCTTCCTTCACTGAACCGCTGCCGAGGGGAGATTCAACTCTCCGTCAGAACGATCCGAGGTAGTCGGCATCTTTTTTTTAGCCTTGCTCAATCAAAAATTAAATTCTAAAATCTATCCATGAAAAATTATTAATTATTAATAATCAAAAAAAACAATGACCCGTTCAGCTTGTCTTATTTTTAATCCTGTAGCTGGCCAAGGTGATCCTGAGCAAGAATTAACAGAAATCCTCTCTTGGTTAACACCTGTAATAGACCTAGATATCAAAAAAACCACTCAAGACATTGGAGCCGATCAACTAGCGCAGCAAGCACTCAAACAAGGGGTAAAAACTATCATTGCTTCTGGGGGAGATGGCACCATTTCAGCAGTAGCAGGAGTCTTAATTAATACTGATGCCTATTTAGGGATTATTGCTAGAGGAACGGCTAATGCCTTCGCTTCCGCTTTGGGCATACCTGACACCATTGAACAACAATGTCAGACAATTTTGGAGGGTAAAACAAAAGTAGTTGATACGGCTCTATGTAATGGTAAGCCAATGATAGTTTTAGCTGCCATTGGACTAGAAGCGAATACCATTAGGGAAGCTGAAAGAGACATGAAAGATAATTTAGGCCAGCTTGCCTATATCCTCTCTGGTGTTCAGCAACTCCAGGAATTAGAAAAATTTACGGTTGAAATCAATAATGAGGATAAGACCATTCGTTTAGATGCGATCGCTGTCAGTATTGCTAATGCTGCGCCTCCCACTTCCTTTCTGGCTCAAGGATCGGGTCAAACCATTGTTGACGATGGTTTACTTGAGATTACGGTTCTCACTGCCGATAACGCAGCCGAAACAGTGGCAACATCTTATCATTTACTTCAAAAGGCACTTTTAAGCGATGAAGCTGAGCATCAAGATATTACCTATTGGCGAACTCAAAAAGTTAAAATTACAACTATACCGCCTCAACGAGTAGCCATTGACGGTGATGTGGTGTCTCAAACCCCTCTAACCATTGAATGTAAGCCTCGCAGTTTAAGCATTTTTGCCCCGTCTCAACAACTTGAAAAATTAAACAACCAAGCCGTCAATCTATTACCCAATTCAATGGTCGACCCAGAACAGAAATCAACCATAAACTTATTAAATTTGAGAACAAGTGTGGGTCTATGGGGATTGATTGCTGGATTGTTAGGATTTATGTTTTTAGCTTATTTTCTATCTGTTAGAGGATTTTAGCTAACTTGCTAAATATGAACTTTTTCTGACCAACGTTGACGGTAAATTTCATAAAGATTAATGGCAGCAGCAACGGACGCATTTAAACTGGGGGTTTTTCCTTCTAAGGGAATAGAAATTAATTCGTCACAACACCGTTGAGTCAACAAACTTAAACCACTTCCTTCCGAACCAATGACTAAACCGATCGCTCCACGAAAATCGAAGTCTTGTAACCGTTTTCCTCCCTCTGCAACAGTGCCATAGATCCAAAATCCTTCTGCTTTTAGGGTTTCTAAGGCCCGACTTAAATTGACGACTCTAGCTACGGGAAAGGACTCTAAGGCTCCTGCGGACACCTTAGACACGGTGGAGGTAACACCAGCAGCCCGTCTTTGCGGGATAATTAACCCTTGACATCCCATCGCTTCTGCGGTGCGAATAATCGCTCCTAAGTTGTGAGGATCGGCGATACCGTCAGCAATAACAATGACTGGTTCATCACTATTAGCCTTAGCTTGAGTAATTAACTCATCTAACTCATGATAAGTATAGGGTGCAACTTGAGCAGCAACCCCTTGATGATTCGCCCCATTGGTGATTTGAGATAGCCGTTGCAAAGAAACTTCATCGATGACTGCGCCTTTGGCTTTTGAGGCTTGAATAAGGTTATGAAAACGGGGATCATAGTGGAGTCGGTTGGTGATCCAAATACGGTTTAACTGACGATCGCTTTCTAAAGCAGCTAACACAGAATGACGACCATAGATAAGATCATCTTCGCTTTGTTGGGGTTCAGGGGATGATGTCGGTTGAAGGCGAGAAGGAATCACAGGTTTCTTCCCTGAAAACTTAGCCTTTCTAGAAGAAGAACGGCGATCGCCTCTGGGAACAGGTTTATTAGCCATAGTTTTAATGGGAATTCTAACTATAATTCACGGAATAAGGGTTTCAAGAAGTTCTCGTAAACGATGAGTATCTTGTAGATATAAATAGCCAATTAATGTTTCTAAACTGGTGGCTTGTTGATAAATTTCTGGTTGTAAACGACGAGGACACCCAGTTGCCGCATTGCGTCCCCGTCGAACGATATCTTGTTCAACGGTGGTTAAATAAGGGGTCAATCTTTGTAAGGCTTTTGCTTGGGTTTCAGCCCTAACTTGAGCAACCACTTGATTATGATAGTCCCTAACTTTACGGGGGGGAAATAAATAGCTAGTCCGCACATAGAGTTCATAAACCGCATCACCAATGTAAGCTAAAAAGGCCGGGGACAATTGACTAATGTTGTCATAGTCTTTTGCCTCCATAATTACCTGAAAATTAACCCCAGGACGATGCTGACTCATAACATGGGATAATAGGGACTGGTGTGAGTCAAGATAGACTTTTTCATTTTAACTATTTTTTCTTGTTCTTCAAGTTAGCGAGGGCATCTTCTAAACTTGTTTGTAGGGATAAGAATTTTTCCAGACGAACCAGCTTAACGGTTTGAGTCACTCTTGGGTTAGTGACGACTTGTAAAGTTCCGTCATGGTTTTGGGCTTGTTTGACTAACTGAACTAATGCTCCGAGTCCCGAACTATCGATAAAATCGATTTGAGAGAGAACGAGAATAATATCATAGGGTCCCTCGTCGATGTATTGCCCAACGACTTTGCGAAATACGGGTTCAGAAAAGGCATCTAATAAGCCAGTTAATCGGAAAATTTGACAGTTACCTTTAACTTCATGAGTTCCCCTTAAACTCACGGTTAGGTTTAGTTGCTCAGGAATAGCTTCCTCCTTAACGTTAGTCGATAAAATTTACAATTGACTCAAAACTGCATTATAACCCGTTATGAACCTTGATTGCTTAGTTCAATTGCAAAGTTATCCTTAATTTTTGACGGCTTAACGTCTGTATTGAGCTTTATGTTATGTTTCTTCAACTATGAATCCCCTAGGCTTAATAAGCCTTTG from Crocosphaera subtropica ATCC 51142 includes these protein-coding regions:
- a CDS encoding MFS transporter translates to MMLNSIVNISEIWLAQALNEPPIESLEDAALVFSGPQFFTSLIAGVVLAFAFQLLLTNLGVALGISFAGGSSSKQDHHGLGHTIQKVSVVLGLGTLVSVTLALFFACLLAIKLSLFVSPLSGAIVGLVIWGTYFSLMVWISSTTVGSFIGSVVNTATAGFQAIMGTATAAFGAKAASKKAVDTAEATVAAVRREIGEAIDPVTLRENVEDYLSTLRPQPLNLDKLASDIENLIDEEDLQNIGSRDNLPNIDRQTFVDLVSNRSDLSQRDINRIADKLETVWEKITQKLPSQGDSLAEVTDFIKSATKEQLLGGELTQKLERLVEEMRKRRKSENPSMLSRSVGMGLNSLMGMVMGRTDLSSLDIDQIVYQINEIKEKLTEQSDKLAHRLTPTSNGNGNGNGHHLHDEIETYLLNAYPWNLQPGTLSYEFQDLLYEVQPNPEQMAKELETIDRSEFVTLLQEKGILTQEKIETTANVLEKNRLQVLDTAYAAIEQQKRLRLLADVKHYLYNAPKEDLLNPEKLQIQFKPILTDSKADESELKRRLAQFDIPTFERLLVERHDIEVGETVFITPKLEEIHQQVIKESEDQQAAIQGKVEQQWLKLQTYLQETGKEQLHPQAIKQELQLLLDDPQAGAKFLRARASRFDRDTLVKLLSQREDLSERQINEILDQVESVWTTLLALPNQLAGKIEEQYEQITSAIADYLRNTDKTELNPEGIKRDLTKLLTQPQVGLAAIRQRLSMMDRDTLVQLLSQREDLSEAEVNRIIDQVMATLRQIIKAPQRIAKEAKAKVQQFETALEDYLRSTDRQELNPEGIKRDVRLLLNDPKAGTESLQERLASFDRKTLVALLSQRDDISEDEVNRIIDTILEVRNQFLHQIDRVKQRIQAAIDRILDKIRRYLNSLERPELNYQGIRHDLQELFHDPQAGFEALRDRFSQVNRDTVIAILESRDDISHAQAERIVGQVEHSRDRILQRAERIQQAAKMRLEQVKEEAQHQARETKKAAATAAWWLFFTALVSGVASAWGGAIAAG
- a CDS encoding hemerythrin domain-containing protein, with protein sequence MPATLNDTKRSAIAMKLADMQAIQQLIIDNEETLLSQCNEKSLVKRLEDMLEDDRKNLEIVKTAITQYGIQSEPKESVQEMVDKAKNVNARSDMSLYEKLAHHELLKHGQIVSGLVVHKAAQVVGQDVEAALSPINTVNFENRAHQERLKGMLEYVGTQELTGEEPDQGLWGRVQDAVAAATGLVGSAVSQSADGENVDIMDLIFMDHQKAKTLISEIRSAENSEQMTALFGQLYKDLLVHAKAEEEVVYPAVRSFYGEEDTQELYDEQEQLETVLNEMKNMDNTGEGFMDKLRQVKSLIGDHTRQEESTMFASMRNNMSEKERKQMAQQFKESKQQLQS
- a CDS encoding YegS/Rv2252/BmrU family lipid kinase; the encoded protein is MTRSACLIFNPVAGQGDPEQELTEILSWLTPVIDLDIKKTTQDIGADQLAQQALKQGVKTIIASGGDGTISAVAGVLINTDAYLGIIARGTANAFASALGIPDTIEQQCQTILEGKTKVVDTALCNGKPMIVLAAIGLEANTIREAERDMKDNLGQLAYILSGVQQLQELEKFTVEINNEDKTIRLDAIAVSIANAAPPTSFLAQGSGQTIVDDGLLEITVLTADNAAETVATSYHLLQKALLSDEAEHQDITYWRTQKVKITTIPPQRVAIDGDVVSQTPLTIECKPRSLSIFAPSQQLEKLNNQAVNLLPNSMVDPEQKSTINLLNLRTSVGLWGLIAGLLGFMFLAYFLSVRGF
- the rlmB gene encoding 23S rRNA (guanosine(2251)-2'-O)-methyltransferase RlmB; translated protein: MANKPVPRGDRRSSSRKAKFSGKKPVIPSRLQPTSSPEPQQSEDDLIYGRHSVLAALESDRQLNRIWITNRLHYDPRFHNLIQASKAKGAVIDEVSLQRLSQITNGANHQGVAAQVAPYTYHELDELITQAKANSDEPVIVIADGIADPHNLGAIIRTAEAMGCQGLIIPQRRAAGVTSTVSKVSAGALESFPVARVVNLSRALETLKAEGFWIYGTVAEGGKRLQDFDFRGAIGLVIGSEGSGLSLLTQRCCDELISIPLEGKTPSLNASVAAAINLYEIYRQRWSEKVHI
- a CDS encoding Mini-ribonuclease 3, which encodes MEAKDYDNISQLSPAFLAYIGDAVYELYVRTSYLFPPRKVRDYHNQVVAQVRAETQAKALQRLTPYLTTVEQDIVRRGRNAATGCPRRLQPEIYQQATSLETLIGYLYLQDTHRLRELLETLIP
- a CDS encoding STAS domain-containing protein encodes the protein MSLRGTHEVKGNCQIFRLTGLLDAFSEPVFRKVVGQYIDEGPYDIILVLSQIDFIDSSGLGALVQLVKQAQNHDGTLQVVTNPRVTQTVKLVRLEKFLSLQTSLEDALANLKNKKK